The Kryptolebias marmoratus isolate JLee-2015 linkage group LG1, ASM164957v2, whole genome shotgun sequence sequence TTCGACACATTTACTCTTAAAGCCTAGTGTACAGAATaggaactttgttttgttggatgTGCATTCAACTGTTTTacttgtaaaactaaaacagaaccCAAACCAGaggaacaggaaataaaacgttgtttctgttctgtagGTTAGTGCATTATGTCCAGTCCAGTTTTCTGCTAATCTCTTAATTTAAActctttacaataaaacaaatttcttcccaacttcttgttttaagaagacaaaataacaaTCTTATGGGATGTTTGCCTGAACTGCCCaacatgttttgtgttgttttgcttcCTCATacctgaacaaaagaaaaaaaccataAATCTCCAAGACGACTCCGACGACAGGCCACCCAATAAGCACCACAAACACCCCCCCCAGGAAGAACCCGGTGGCCTTCATCTTGTGCTTCTGAAAGAAGAAACGAAAAGTCCTCTCCAGCCCAATGACGAAGGCCAGTCCAGCTACGAACAGGATCTGCAGAGGAAGACGAGGGTGGGGCAGAGTTACTGTCAAAAATCAGGGTCTGCATTTTATACAATTTTGTCAATTTACAGCCTCAATGATGCAACCAGTTTGGCACATCTGGATTTAGAGGTTTTCTGCCATTCCTTTTATAAATCCTCTCAGTCCTAATCTGGTTGGATGGGGATCATCTGTGGAGCCAGAGATGGTTGACAGGGTTCAGGTCAGGACTCTGGCTGGTCCTCTCTAGGATATTCACAGAGTTGTCTTCTCTGTGTGTTCTGGGTTATCGTCATGTTGGAAGGAGAAGATTTGGTCTAATAAAACAGGTTGTCACTCAGGATATCCCAGTATAACCGTGACCAGActcccagtccctgctgctgaaaaacacccTCACAGCATGacactgccaccaccatgcttcacacTGTGAGGACATAATGTTTAGAACTGAGTCCAAACTGTTCGATCTTTCTTCATTTCATTAGATGGGTGTGTGTTATTACTCCAgcctaatgaaacaattcatcTCGAgtttttcatcacctggtccAAAGATATGGAAGCTATtgagaaacaaacttttttttaattgaaatattaataaaaaatacaaaatgctttaaaatcagatgcaATTCggtgtgtcttatttgtccagtctagtgaaacaattccacattaactcttggtctgaagttcacatgacatggaggttatttgtttttaatttttcaagtgtcattggttcggtaatttgttgatggtccctaaGCGAACCACCATGTTTAGGAGGGAAAACCAGAGGTTAGCTGATGAAAACCTCACTGCCAGGATCGGGTCAAACGGCAGGAAGACACCACTGAGTCCCCCTGATGGTCTGCTGCTTCTGTATTGTGAAGtgattttacagcttttcttaCTTGGTGTTTAGGGGTTTTCgtgtttttgcagcattttttccttttgtttctgtctattttctgCGACcgcagcatttgttttttgtgtttgtgtgttttggagtttgcatcccTCATGTGTTTGCAGTGCCCTTCCCTGTTTGGGGTGCATTTAGCTGTTTAGCCACCGTAGCTGACTCCTGGGAACATTAGGAGCTGTCTGCTGCCATCTTCTTCATTCCTACTGAAGATGGAAGGATGTACTTTCAAACACTGCTTCTGTATGTTGGCTTCTTTATAAATCATCTATTGGATGTTACATTTATCTCACTTTAATACAAGGACTATATATCGTTTTTaaatatatccatccatcttttagAGCTTATCCGTAGTTGGGTCagagaggcaacaggtccaggagagaaacccagaccttcctctccagctcctcctgggggatcccaaggctttcccaggccagagaggatacataatccctccagggagttctgggtctcTTCCTAGTaggacatgcctgaaaaacctaCAAAGGGATGCTTTTAAGAGGCATTCCAACtagcctgaaccacctcagctgactcttttcgatgcgaaggagcagcagctaTTCTCCGAGCTCCTcccggatgacggagctcctacttatttagattatctatatatattagaaattcttccgttggctgtttagcgggccttggtTCTGTTAGTTAGAGTtcgtaccttagtttagtttatcttagcatctctcatgttggctgtttagcgggccttggtaATGTTAGAACCTtagtttagtcatgtttagaccttagttagtaattgttATGTCGGCCGTATAGAGggtctggtaccatttagaaagctcggtatcattagcttagcattctcatgttttagattatttatccaaactgtacacttagtttggtttatcttgtttagcttttgtgtttcattgtgtttcatgttctgtagctctgtctgtaattttgttcttgtgttgtaaagcactttgtgctgaaaagtgctatataaataaatgtacctacctacctcacctcatctctaaggctCAGCCTGACCTGATATAAGAAACCCTTAAACAAGACTGTATGGAACAATAAGAATTACATTATGTTTGATCAGCAGCCATGTGAATGATATAACataaacatttagctgtttaACATCACTTTACAATGATACTCACATTGCCAATAGCCAGGAGAGCTTTGTCAAAGAACAGGATCATCccaaagaagaggaaaaacactCCGAAACCTGTTAACCCCATTCCAATCTCTgcgggacacacacacagtttcaatCATCCCCAACATCCCTTATCTTGACTGGTGTTTGAAGACGGttttaaaagaagctaaagCTAACTCTCCTGTCGCGGCTCATACATTTAACCTCCAGTTTCTGTggaataaacacaaacttaCTCTGAGAGTCCGTCAGAGAAATCATCTTGACGCTGAATAAActggtgaaaacaaaacaaaacaaaaagaaaacaagaggcaATGAAACTTCAAGTGTTTCCCAGAATGACAGCTGCTGCCACTGAAACAACAGCCACGTCTTCCGGAAACACTTCTCCTCCCGGTGAGTGAACTTCCGGATCCGGAACAGAGCGCCAGGCTGCGTTCAATTCAACACAGGCGACGTTTGATGGATTTAAAAGCAGTCTGCTGATATTAGAAGCGAATAAACATGAGGTGGGTGTCCTAGCTgtttaacacacacctgtctgaaCGACGAGGACAGTTGtgttagaaaaaacaaaacatttcaaagcagATTAAATCGTTACTGAACGCTGATCTGTAATGCGCCACCTAACGGAGGAAAGCTACATTTAGCCCTCCGTCTTGTCTGTCAGGCAGCACTGACGCGCGCGTGTGAACGacacttttaatttaaaccgCACTTGGCATGCTATCTCTTTTGATTCAACGTAGGTAACTTTTATTCAtacagtacattaaaaataagctCAGTCGaaagaaacatgaaactcaTTCATAAAGATCCTGTCAGTCCTGATCCAGGGCGAACATCGTCCTTTGCGTGTTTTGTTGCCACTATAGCAACATTGAGGTTTCAGCAACAAGAAGGCCAGGATGATCAACGAGTTTCTGCAAGTCTTTAGTCAGGTGTACTAACTAAAGAGCAAATATTAGAACTAATATTTATTTCCATatgtttgcagtgaactgtttcATCTTTATTAATTGGGATTAGGTGAAAATACTCAGCTCTGCATTCAGGAAACAGGTTGGACTCGGACAGATGGGCCTTAAACAAAggtaaaacttttaactttgtCTACACTTGAACTGTAGTGAGTTTGAGTTCTTGTGGCTGGTGTTGAATATGAATATGTAATGTAGATATTTGAGTGGAGATGGAGGTCAAAGGTGCAGTAGGAAGAACAAATGGGTTCAAGGTGGGAATGAGAttacaaccccagttccaaaaaagttgggattgttgtgtcaaacataaataaaactgaatgcaaCGATTTGCAAATCCCTTATTGTATTATAGTAAACGTATCAAAAGTTCAAACTGAGAAATTGTACCAGTTTTAAGCAGAGGTGGAAGAGAGCCGGCAACAGAGAGCTCAGAGAGGTGAAAtaagaggaatgaaagtcaaTTAAAGCATTACAGAATCCATGTGTGTGAAATGAGAGGGGCAGCTTAGGTTGAGCACTTTGGAAGCAACGTTAGAGAAACaaggctgagatggtttggacatgtgtaCAGGATGGATTGTGGTTTAATTTGGAGCTGCCaatgaggaggaaaagaggaggaCCATAGAGAAAATTCATGGATGTAGTAAAAGAGGTGTGACAGAGCAGGATGCTGGAATAGAATGAGATAGCAGCAGATGATTTGCTGTGAAGACCCCTAAACgctgaaagaagcagatttTCCCAATAAAAATTGAAGTGAATGTTGCTTTTAATACAGAGTTGTCTCTCATCCAGGGAGTCAGCTCATCATTTATGAGAGGGTACCTTTTGTGACAACATGGATGCTGCTGGTGGAACTAATGGTgagtatttctgtttgttttattagaaaaaggaaaaagtaaagCTTAATGTGAAGCGAAATAGCAGAATAATGCTGATATGAACCAGTCCGAGGTTTCTCTGTGGCATTCTTACAAAAGTTACATAAGCACAGCTCCAAGTTATGAAGAATCCTCTGAGGACTTGTTTCTGAAACAGTCCTCCCTGTTAACACACTGTAACCCACAATCCACTGGAGCAACTTCCTGCACATGTTCTACCATTAAAATAATGTTCAAGACTGAACCCAGGCAGGTCATAATTCCTCACATTACAAACTCTGGAGAATAACACTGAAATTaataatagaaaagaaaaatcaaaatccCAACACCTAACAAGAAGTTGATATCACTGAAATCATTATAGCACCCTTGTGTGTGTCCCAGTGgacattttctgtgtgtgtcctcGAACATCCTCAAGGACATTGTGGGCATGTTTAAGACCCACACTGACCCACCCAAGAACGGCCGTCTGTTACCTGATTCAGACTAAAAGTGTCTATCGAACGCCAACTGAACTACAGCTAGTCTGCAGCTGAACTACGGCTGCAGCTTGA is a genomic window containing:
- the golt1ba gene encoding golgi transport 1Ba, with the protein product MISLTDSQKIGMGLTGFGVFFLFFGMILFFDKALLAIGNILFVAGLAFVIGLERTFRFFFQKHKMKATGFFLGGVFVVLIGWPVVGVVLEIYGFFLLFRGFFPVVVGFIRRIPVLGSILNLPFISAYVDKAGESNSMV